The Cyanobium sp. ATX 6F1 genome includes a region encoding these proteins:
- the cadR gene encoding Cd(II)/Pb(II)-responsive transcriptional regulator yields MQIGELARSTGVKIETIRYYEREHLLPVPQRTDSNYRLYSPRHVEQLRFIRYCRGLDMSLEEVRVLIGALDTPTGSCLTVNVLLDEKIAEVDARVDELHQLQDQLRQLRGFCRQPDQGETCGILAELNRCTENKKPVI; encoded by the coding sequence ATGCAGATCGGCGAGTTGGCACGGTCCACCGGGGTGAAGATCGAAACCATCCGCTATTACGAACGGGAGCACTTGCTGCCGGTGCCACAGCGCACGGATAGCAACTACCGCCTCTATTCGCCGCGGCATGTGGAGCAGCTGCGTTTCATCCGCTACTGCCGCGGCCTTGACATGAGCCTGGAGGAGGTCCGCGTCCTCATCGGGGCGCTCGACACACCGACCGGAAGCTGTCTGACGGTGAATGTCCTGCTGGACGAGAAGATCGCCGAGGTCGATGCCCGCGTGGATGAATTGCATCAACTCCAGGATCAGCTGCGGCAGCTCAGAGGGTTCTGCCGGCAGCCGGATCAGGGGGAGACCTGCGGTATTCTCGCCGAGCTGAATCGTTGCACTGAAAACAAAAAGCCAGTCATCTGA
- a CDS encoding vitamin K epoxide reductase family protein yields MSSATRTKPLSRRAGQEQGRPWVRLTMAVLATIGMIDTGSITAKRWGWIGSLSCPGGSDGCDKVLGSAWGTLLGQPLSLFGFFAYATVLLLALMPLLRGGLRSPGSEGNRWALFLTCSGMAVFSLVLMGLLVFEIKAFCTFCVVSAALSLALFLLSLVGGLWIDRSQVIFRGMMTAFLVALLGLGWAASADQSVAQSGRVAPAVISASSQAKIALAEHLSSSGARVFTAYWCPHCHDQKEAFGKEAAAKLQVIECAEDGVNSQAALCKQQGVQGYPSWQIKGVVDSGVKPLNTLADLSGYTGSRDF; encoded by the coding sequence GTGAGCAGTGCTACGCGAACCAAACCTCTCTCCCGCCGGGCCGGCCAGGAGCAAGGCCGGCCCTGGGTGCGGCTCACCATGGCCGTGCTCGCCACGATCGGCATGATCGACACTGGCTCGATCACCGCCAAGCGCTGGGGTTGGATCGGCAGCCTGTCCTGTCCGGGCGGCAGCGATGGCTGCGACAAGGTGCTCGGCAGCGCCTGGGGCACGCTGCTGGGCCAGCCGCTTTCTCTCTTTGGATTTTTTGCCTACGCCACGGTGCTCCTGCTGGCCCTGATGCCGTTGCTGCGAGGAGGTCTGCGGTCCCCTGGATCGGAGGGCAATCGGTGGGCTCTGTTCCTCACCTGCAGCGGCATGGCCGTCTTCAGCTTGGTGCTGATGGGGCTCCTGGTGTTCGAGATCAAGGCCTTCTGCACCTTCTGTGTGGTGTCAGCCGCCCTTAGCCTCGCGCTGTTCCTGTTGAGCCTTGTTGGAGGTCTCTGGATCGACCGCAGCCAAGTGATCTTTCGCGGAATGATGACGGCCTTTCTTGTCGCTCTGCTGGGGCTGGGCTGGGCGGCCTCGGCGGACCAGTCTGTCGCTCAAAGCGGGCGGGTGGCTCCAGCTGTCATCAGCGCCAGCTCGCAAGCCAAGATTGCGCTGGCGGAGCATCTGAGCAGCAGTGGTGCCCGGGTGTTCACGGCGTACTGGTGCCCCCACTGCCATGACCAGAAGGAGGCCTTCGGCAAGGAAGCCGCCGCCAAGCTCCAGGTGATCGAATGTGCCGAAGACGGCGTCAACAGCCAGGCCGCGCTCTGCAAGCAGCAGGGGGTTCAGGGCTATCCCAGCTGGCAGATCAAGGGCGTTGTGGATTCAGGCGTCAAGCCGCTGAATACTCTCGCTGATCTCAGTGGCTACACCGGTTCCCGCGACTTCTGA
- a CDS encoding Nramp family divalent metal transporter produces MPDAPLGTAARIDAQTVEVPAGLGTLRTFLRVLGPGYLVAVGYMDPGNWATDLAAGSQFGYRLLWVIGLSSLMAMVLQSLCCRLGIATRLDLAQACSQLLPRFWRIPLWLLAEVGIIACDLAELVGSAIALQLLFGLPLLWGVGLTAADTLLLLALQRFGIRRLEALVIALVALVGGCFAVEMLLLQPDWSQVGLGFLPQAASLRDGQQLFLAAGILGATVMPHNLYLHSSLVQSRLWVGGQGTQRRALAFSTWDTLIALSLAFLINVSILVLAAGSFYGRLPLPVTDLSEAYRLLTPMLGTSLASVLFGVALLAAGQSSTLTATMAGQIVMEGFLQIRLPDWKRRLLTRGLALIPAMATVILFGERATTNLLVLSQVVLSLQLPFAVIPLVWFCGRRALMGELRAPLALQAAGWLCAGVIVMINLSLLSAVLRGG; encoded by the coding sequence ATGCCTGATGCACCGCTCGGCACCGCCGCCCGCATCGACGCGCAGACCGTGGAGGTGCCCGCCGGCCTGGGCACCCTGCGCACCTTCCTGCGGGTGCTCGGCCCCGGGTACCTGGTGGCCGTGGGCTACATGGATCCAGGCAACTGGGCCACGGATCTGGCGGCCGGTTCACAGTTCGGCTACCGCCTGCTGTGGGTGATCGGGCTCTCCAGCCTGATGGCGATGGTGCTCCAGTCGCTCTGCTGCCGGCTGGGCATCGCCACGCGGCTGGATCTGGCCCAGGCCTGCAGCCAGCTGCTGCCGCGGTTCTGGCGGATTCCCCTGTGGCTACTGGCCGAGGTGGGCATCATTGCCTGCGACCTGGCCGAGCTGGTGGGCAGCGCCATTGCCCTGCAGCTGCTCTTCGGTCTCCCCTTGCTCTGGGGGGTGGGGCTCACGGCCGCCGACACCCTGTTGCTGCTGGCCTTGCAGCGCTTCGGGATCCGCCGATTGGAGGCCCTGGTGATCGCCCTGGTGGCTCTGGTGGGCGGTTGTTTCGCCGTCGAGATGCTGCTGCTCCAACCCGATTGGAGCCAGGTGGGCCTGGGCTTTCTTCCCCAGGCCGCCAGCCTCAGGGACGGCCAGCAGCTGTTCCTGGCCGCCGGCATTCTCGGGGCCACGGTGATGCCCCACAACCTCTATCTGCATTCCTCGCTGGTGCAATCCCGCCTTTGGGTCGGCGGCCAGGGAACGCAGCGCAGGGCCCTGGCTTTCAGCACCTGGGACACCCTGATCGCCCTCAGCCTGGCTTTTCTGATCAATGTCTCGATCCTGGTGCTGGCCGCAGGCAGCTTCTACGGACGGCTGCCGCTGCCGGTCACGGACCTGAGCGAGGCCTACCGGCTGCTGACGCCGATGCTGGGCACCTCGCTGGCCAGCGTGCTCTTCGGGGTGGCCCTGCTGGCGGCGGGCCAGAGCTCAACGCTCACCGCCACCATGGCTGGCCAGATCGTGATGGAGGGGTTCCTGCAGATCCGTCTTCCCGACTGGAAGCGGCGGCTGCTCACCCGCGGCCTGGCCCTGATTCCGGCGATGGCCACCGTGATCCTGTTCGGGGAACGGGCCACCACCAACCTGCTGGTGCTGAGCCAGGTAGTGCTGTCGCTGCAGTTGCCGTTCGCGGTGATCCCGCTCGTGTGGTTCTGCGGGCGGCGCGCTCTGATGGGCGAGCTCAGAGCGCCGCTCGCTCTGCAGGCCGCGGGCTGGCTGTGCGCCGGTGTGATTGTGATGATCAACCTCTCCTTGCTCAGCGCGGTGCTGCGGGGCGGCTGA
- a CDS encoding class I SAM-dependent methyltransferase translates to MTSKKHWETIYATKAPESLSWYQAHADDSLQLLQAAGLPLDAAIIDVGGGASTLVDDLLNLGYQRITVLDLSGTALAVTKERLGARAAAVQWLEADILTATLPDAAYDVWHDRAVFHFLTSPADQQAYVQAVLQALKPGGTLLLATFAEDGPTTCSGLPVVRYSPERLLETLGTAFSLLSHERFRHRTPGGAEQHFLSCRFQLTSP, encoded by the coding sequence ATGACGAGCAAAAAGCACTGGGAGACGATCTACGCAACCAAGGCCCCTGAGTCATTGAGTTGGTATCAAGCCCATGCCGATGACTCACTCCAGCTGCTTCAGGCTGCCGGCCTACCACTGGATGCGGCAATCATTGATGTGGGCGGCGGTGCCTCCACGCTTGTGGATGACCTCCTGAACCTTGGCTATCAACGGATCACGGTTCTGGACCTTTCCGGCACGGCACTGGCCGTGACCAAAGAGCGGCTTGGCGCTCGCGCGGCTGCGGTGCAGTGGCTGGAGGCCGACATCCTCACGGCCACCCTGCCCGATGCTGCCTATGACGTCTGGCATGACCGGGCGGTGTTTCATTTCCTCACCAGCCCCGCCGATCAGCAGGCCTATGTCCAGGCCGTGCTGCAGGCGCTCAAGCCTGGTGGCACTCTTCTCCTGGCCACCTTTGCAGAAGATGGCCCCACCACTTGCAGTGGCTTGCCAGTGGTGCGGTACAGCCCTGAGAGGCTCCTGGAAACCCTGGGGACTGCATTTTCGCTGCTCAGCCATGAGCGGTTCCGCCATCGCACACCAGGCGGCGCGGAGCAACACTTTCTCTCCTGTCGGTTCCAACTGACTTCCCCATAG
- a CDS encoding DUF1651 domain-containing protein has protein sequence MSKGFQLRREISREDALKLWASKRQEGWSPCEPQW, from the coding sequence GTGAGCAAGGGGTTCCAATTACGCCGGGAGATCAGCCGAGAAGACGCCCTCAAGCTGTGGGCCAGCAAGCGCCAGGAGGGCTGGAGCCCCTGCGAGCCCCAGTGGTGA
- a CDS encoding M20/M25/M40 family metallo-hydrolase, with amino-acid sequence MQHLARPRHARWDPLGLMAVRAYLGEQLGALGPVEEHHFREGIDAGTNLILKLPGQHPELDPLLVAAHYDGPLHSIGADDNASGLAALIELARHWARQAPRRPVWIVAFDQEEWGMVGSSALARELQASGQKLKLMVSLEMLAYTAATQSYPHPAMRALYGDRGDFIAVVGNLGAATMLPGLASHMGKHVVTKVLPVPDGGRSMPDVRLSDHSPFWDAGYDAVMVTDTSFLRNPHYHQMSDTIDTLDLPFLAAVTEGLKAGLGAL; translated from the coding sequence TTGCAGCACCTGGCCCGGCCCCGCCATGCCCGCTGGGATCCCCTGGGCCTGATGGCGGTGCGCGCCTACCTGGGCGAACAGCTGGGCGCCCTGGGGCCGGTGGAAGAGCACCACTTCCGTGAGGGAATCGATGCGGGCACCAACCTGATCCTCAAGCTCCCCGGCCAGCACCCGGAGCTCGATCCCCTGCTGGTGGCGGCCCACTACGACGGCCCCTTGCACTCGATCGGCGCCGACGACAATGCCTCCGGTCTGGCGGCCCTGATCGAACTGGCCCGGCACTGGGCCCGCCAGGCGCCCCGGCGGCCGGTGTGGATCGTGGCCTTCGATCAGGAGGAATGGGGCATGGTCGGCAGCAGCGCCCTGGCCCGCGAACTCCAGGCCAGCGGCCAGAAGTTGAAGTTGATGGTGAGTCTGGAGATGCTCGCCTACACCGCCGCCACCCAGAGCTATCCCCATCCGGCGATGCGGGCGCTCTACGGCGATCGGGGCGACTTCATCGCCGTGGTGGGCAACCTCGGTGCCGCAACGATGTTGCCTGGCCTGGCGAGCCACATGGGGAAGCACGTGGTCACCAAGGTGCTGCCGGTGCCCGATGGGGGCCGCTCGATGCCTGATGTGCGCCTGAGCGACCACAGCCCCTTCTGGGATGCGGGTTACGACGCCGTGATGGTCACCGACACCTCCTTCCTGCGCAACCCGCACTACCACCAGATGAGCGACACGATCGACACCCTCGATCTGCCCTTTCTCGCCGCTGTCACCGAGGGGTTGAAGGCTGGGCTGGGGGCGCTGTGA
- a CDS encoding MerR family transcriptional regulator, with translation MVKVSTPADALYGLEELLLVAGKLLGEVISSRTVRLYATQGLIDRPGKEGRSAVYSHRHLLQLVLVRALARRGLSLSAIAPLCVLADADLEQQLELLDGVGAAATVPSPPASRAALDYLQDLQSSKESTPTTDDFPAHLLSKTHSLSPVLGMLSEPLSTQARSERSPSGSRFGGSTREASSRWLRFTLAPGIEVHVRESVSLPPAGSRRQQWLKRLLDRLNELIDDPFS, from the coding sequence ATGGTGAAGGTCTCCACTCCAGCTGACGCCCTCTACGGCCTCGAGGAACTCCTCCTCGTTGCCGGCAAGCTGCTGGGAGAGGTGATCTCATCTCGCACCGTGCGTCTGTACGCCACCCAGGGGTTGATCGATCGCCCCGGCAAGGAGGGCCGCAGTGCGGTCTATTCCCACCGCCACCTCCTGCAATTGGTGCTGGTGCGTGCCCTGGCCCGGCGCGGTCTCAGTCTTTCGGCCATTGCTCCCCTCTGCGTTCTGGCCGACGCCGATCTGGAGCAACAGCTGGAGCTGCTCGATGGGGTGGGGGCGGCGGCCACCGTTCCTTCCCCGCCTGCTTCCCGTGCCGCCCTCGACTACCTCCAGGATCTGCAGTCCTCAAAGGAATCCACCCCAACCACCGACGACTTCCCTGCCCACCTGTTGAGCAAAACCCATTCGCTCAGTCCCGTTCTCGGGATGCTCAGCGAACCCCTCTCCACCCAGGCCCGTTCGGAACGTTCTCCATCTGGCTCCCGATTTGGGGGCAGCACTCGGGAGGCCTCCAGCCGCTGGCTGCGCTTCACCCTCGCCCCCGGGATCGAAGTTCACGTCCGCGAATCCGTTTCCCTTCCTCCTGCTGGTTCCCGCCGTCAGCAGTGGCTCAAGCGGCTACTGGATCGGCTCAACGAACTGATCGACGACCCCTTCAGCTGA
- a CDS encoding vWA domain-containing protein, which yields MTQPTLRFRPLRPAVASDRPSRLDLLLTITPPALKAEPQRQQRPPLNLALVIDRSGSMSGTKLSYARKAARFLAGELTNRDRLAIVSFDDEVKVVVPSTPVIDPQPFIDAINTIHSGGCTDLFDGWLAGATQVAEHLDPTQMNRVLLLSDGQANEGLTDHEQIATKVAGLTQRGISTSAFGLGADFDEDLMGAMAAAGDGTLAHIESPSQLADLYASELQGLATTFGRRVSLGLRGKHGAEVVDLLNDLKPTGAGNHQLPNLRAGQELNVGVQLQLPAWIPNQEILSVRLAWDAPGGSERQTLIEHLTLPVMESEEIKQLDPDEAVAEQLALLRANRERRHVIAELDRGDISSASLNLSQLYEELSAMPASPKLSRELDLLNEKLAMLKSDPNRSRKNLKRESQRSSLNVWDSADDQN from the coding sequence ATGACCCAACCCACCCTGCGCTTCCGGCCCCTGCGGCCGGCGGTGGCTTCTGATCGCCCGTCACGCCTTGATCTGCTGCTCACGATCACACCACCAGCCTTGAAGGCTGAGCCCCAACGTCAGCAGCGACCGCCGCTGAACCTGGCTCTGGTGATCGACCGCTCCGGCTCGATGAGCGGCACCAAGCTCAGCTATGCGCGCAAGGCGGCACGCTTCCTGGCCGGGGAACTCACCAACCGTGATCGCCTCGCCATCGTCAGCTTCGACGACGAGGTGAAGGTGGTCGTGCCCTCCACTCCCGTTATCGATCCCCAGCCCTTCATCGACGCGATCAACACGATCCACAGCGGCGGCTGCACGGACCTCTTTGATGGCTGGCTGGCTGGAGCCACCCAGGTGGCTGAACACCTCGATCCCACCCAGATGAACCGGGTGCTGCTGCTCTCCGATGGCCAGGCCAATGAGGGCCTCACCGACCACGAACAGATCGCCACCAAGGTGGCAGGCCTCACCCAGCGGGGCATCAGCACCAGTGCCTTTGGCCTGGGCGCGGACTTCGATGAAGACCTGATGGGGGCCATGGCCGCTGCAGGCGATGGCACCTTGGCCCACATCGAAAGCCCCAGCCAGCTGGCGGATCTCTACGCCTCCGAGCTTCAGGGCCTGGCCACCACCTTCGGGCGTCGGGTGAGCCTCGGCCTACGGGGCAAGCATGGCGCCGAGGTGGTCGATCTGCTCAACGACCTCAAGCCCACCGGTGCAGGCAACCACCAGCTCCCCAACCTGCGCGCCGGCCAGGAGCTCAATGTGGGTGTGCAGCTCCAACTGCCCGCCTGGATCCCCAATCAGGAGATCCTCAGCGTGCGGCTGGCCTGGGATGCCCCCGGTGGCAGCGAACGCCAGACCCTGATCGAGCATCTGACGTTGCCGGTGATGGAAAGCGAGGAGATCAAGCAGCTTGACCCCGATGAGGCGGTGGCTGAACAACTGGCGCTGCTGCGGGCCAACCGGGAGCGCAGACATGTCATCGCCGAACTTGATCGGGGGGATATCAGCAGCGCCAGCCTCAACCTGAGCCAGCTGTATGAGGAGCTGTCGGCCATGCCCGCCAGCCCAAAGCTCTCGCGGGAACTCGACCTGCTGAACGAAAAGCTGGCCATGCTCAAGAGCGACCCGAACCGCAGCCGCAAGAACTTGAAGCGGGAGTCGCAGCGCTCCAGCCTGAACGTCTGGGATAGCGCCGATGACCAGAACTGA
- a CDS encoding metallophosphoesterase family protein — translation MTRTDVVAIGDVHGCASLLEQELWPHLDTGAELIFLGDLIDRSPEPEGDRKVLEQVWLLQENPAAFGLAAVTVLRGNHEQMLLKALAPRAQDQDVDLWLCNGGNPDLLPLARERRDWFEQLPFTAIRGDHLFVHAGVRPGIRLEHQATDDLIWIRRPFLTKPHGLAYTVVHGHTFRHDYKVTRLPHRIGIDTGAYLSGTLTIMRFELQSEPTGEADA, via the coding sequence ATGACCAGAACTGATGTGGTGGCCATCGGGGATGTGCACGGCTGCGCCTCCCTGCTGGAGCAGGAACTATGGCCGCACCTAGATACGGGGGCGGAGCTGATCTTCCTGGGGGACCTGATCGATCGCTCCCCTGAACCGGAGGGCGACCGGAAGGTGCTGGAGCAGGTGTGGCTGCTGCAGGAGAACCCCGCCGCCTTCGGCCTGGCGGCGGTGACGGTGCTGCGGGGCAACCACGAGCAGATGCTGCTGAAGGCGCTGGCGCCAAGAGCGCAGGACCAGGACGTGGATCTGTGGCTGTGCAACGGCGGCAACCCCGACCTCCTGCCCCTGGCCCGCGAGCGCCGGGACTGGTTCGAGCAGCTGCCGTTCACGGCCATCCGCGGCGACCATTTGTTCGTCCATGCCGGCGTGCGCCCCGGAATCCGCCTAGAGCACCAGGCCACAGACGATCTGATCTGGATCCGGAGGCCGTTTCTAACCAAGCCCCACGGGTTGGCCTACACCGTGGTGCATGGACACACGTTTCGGCATGACTACAAGGTGACGCGGCTGCCGCATCGGATTGGGATCGACACCGGGGCGTATCTGAGTGGAACGCTGACGATCATGCGGTTTGAACTTCAATCCGAGCCAACTGGGGAGGCGGACGCATGA
- a CDS encoding restriction endonuclease, with protein MPVLQQSQSVPDLQAVNEIRYIKLGDKGRQEIACIQNDFCYIGFCSSDPDCFQLMMEAKSAGASNKDKAWKLVWDFHFSEAKGTDNKRKQNATSATNQLRYFFESGEETLWITFHARKLYFAILDPSIPPRRAEDGSHRSVLGQWRCTDIEGNEFLEEKLSGRITQTKSYRGTSCKIANDAKEYLLRRILCQLHPYQKTVVLAMGQLSRGITAAIRSLTPGDFELLVELIFSQTLRRISTTGKVQDFVDLVFENPLDESKVSVQVKSRTTPAEFHEYATSPGLETYQFFYFVYHSSECLLEDFTIPSGVDGTKIKILDISKIASMAIDVGLISWVMDKAG; from the coding sequence ATGCCAGTTCTTCAACAATCTCAATCAGTTCCAGATCTACAAGCAGTCAACGAGATTCGCTACATCAAGCTAGGAGACAAAGGCAGGCAAGAGATAGCATGTATCCAAAATGACTTTTGTTACATTGGATTTTGCTCATCAGATCCAGATTGTTTTCAGCTCATGATGGAGGCAAAGAGCGCTGGCGCCTCCAATAAGGATAAGGCCTGGAAACTCGTATGGGACTTCCATTTCTCAGAAGCGAAGGGTACAGACAATAAACGTAAACAGAATGCAACATCAGCGACAAACCAGTTGCGTTACTTCTTTGAATCAGGAGAGGAAACGCTCTGGATAACCTTCCATGCGCGAAAGCTCTACTTTGCAATTCTAGACCCCTCTATTCCGCCAAGACGCGCAGAGGATGGTAGCCATCGCTCAGTTCTCGGCCAATGGCGCTGCACAGATATCGAAGGAAATGAATTCCTGGAAGAGAAGCTTTCGGGTCGAATAACCCAAACAAAGTCCTATAGAGGAACCTCATGTAAAATTGCAAATGATGCGAAAGAATATCTTCTTCGGAGAATTCTCTGCCAACTGCACCCTTATCAAAAAACGGTTGTTTTGGCAATGGGGCAATTAAGCCGCGGCATCACAGCAGCAATACGCTCACTCACGCCTGGGGACTTTGAGCTTCTTGTGGAGCTTATTTTCTCGCAAACCCTCCGAAGAATAAGCACAACTGGCAAAGTGCAGGACTTTGTAGATCTTGTGTTCGAGAATCCACTAGACGAAAGCAAGGTGAGTGTTCAGGTAAAATCAAGAACAACTCCCGCTGAATTCCATGAATACGCAACGTCTCCCGGCCTAGAAACTTATCAGTTCTTCTACTTCGTATATCATTCATCAGAATGTCTTCTGGAAGACTTCACCATCCCTTCTGGTGTTGACGGCACTAAAATCAAGATTCTCGATATCTCTAAAATTGCCTCCATGGCCATTGACGTGGGTCTCATCTCATGGGTAATGGATAAAGCAGGCTGA